From Streptomyces sp. HUAS MG91, the proteins below share one genomic window:
- a CDS encoding YbhB/YbcL family Raf kinase inhibitor-like protein, with product MTLLGRLLKNHKADEAYSAWHLPGLQAPENLTLTSRDFADGAHMPVRQAAKNIGGEDVSPHLAWTAPPAGTAQLLLVMEDLDIPLMRRPLTHCVALIDPSCGELEPGALDAGRPGAGVRPLRASIGRGYHGPGPIKGHGPHRYVFLLYALGVPVGDAAEGARPKALLSSLTQPPLGRARLTGTYERN from the coding sequence ATGACGCTGCTCGGACGGCTTCTGAAGAACCACAAGGCCGACGAGGCGTACTCCGCGTGGCACCTGCCCGGTCTGCAGGCCCCGGAGAACCTGACCCTCACCAGCCGGGACTTCGCCGACGGCGCCCACATGCCGGTCCGGCAGGCGGCGAAGAACATCGGCGGTGAGGACGTCTCCCCGCATCTGGCCTGGACGGCCCCGCCCGCCGGGACGGCCCAGCTCCTCCTCGTCATGGAGGACCTGGACATCCCGCTGATGCGCCGGCCCCTCACGCACTGCGTCGCCCTGATCGACCCGTCGTGCGGCGAGCTGGAGCCCGGGGCGCTCGATGCGGGGCGGCCGGGGGCCGGGGTGCGGCCGCTGCGCGCGAGCATCGGGCGGGGCTATCACGGGCCCGGGCCGATCAAGGGGCACGGGCCGCATCGGTACGTGTTCCTGCTGTACGCGCTGGGAGTGCCGGTGGGCGACGCGGCGGAGGGGGCACGCCCGAAGGCCCTGCTGTCCTCCCTCACCCAGCCTCCCCTCGGCCGAGCCCGCCTCACAGGCACCTACGAACGCAACTAG
- a CDS encoding lysine transporter LysE has protein sequence MRVEGFWKGLGEFLADTLGEAVAELVLTALACALLAVLAGIAYLSWSFSPRGTLAGAGVFCLLLAHGAWRRYRKPARKRGPRILAALTTTLFMATTCTAAFLLLYASGCDCV, from the coding sequence ATGCGCGTAGAAGGATTCTGGAAGGGCCTCGGTGAGTTCCTGGCCGACACCTTGGGGGAAGCCGTGGCCGAGCTGGTGCTCACCGCGCTCGCCTGCGCGCTACTTGCAGTCCTGGCGGGAATCGCCTACCTGAGCTGGTCGTTCAGCCCGCGCGGCACACTCGCCGGAGCCGGCGTGTTCTGCCTGCTCCTCGCGCACGGCGCGTGGCGCCGATACCGGAAGCCGGCGAGAAAACGCGGCCCCCGCATCCTCGCCGCCCTCACCACGACCCTCTTCATGGCGACCACCTGCACGGCCGCCTTCCTGCTGCTCTATGCGTCGGGCTGCGACTGCGTCTGA
- a CDS encoding RHS repeat-associated core domain-containing protein, which translates to MQRTRSARRRRTQKKLRSAAFGVLTTGAVTLSLLPATTSVAAADSPVSAWGRDTHYAVPPVKVGTTTPPQNREPQAPGGADAKLLAAFKAKAESPADAAAARQVAAATTTTTIPQGQGAIPWHRISDFRITDALVARVNYSTGNLMLASTSFDMAAVGNQLQLTQTYNSMDSSYGRMARRWWLNYERWLVDSGDKATVYDTSGASVTFTKPSSGSAWTTPAGYSKDLTKNSDGTWTLTDRKSGSKDTYNSNGTLTKVTDKNHGVFTVDQNASGGFKVTDTRSGRWIEIKKTVDKLRWDATDNTGRTVRYDLDGYDNLRAITDTTGKKTQFFYDGSNRVTKIITPENRVTKFTYDVAHRVTSMLRATSADATTGPTYTYAYSNTDANGAGTTTVTDPLGDATKYEHDSDGEVSKVTDPLGHHRSDTYDDNHNVKTATDAMGTGSDGSGGNETTYGWDGRNNPTSAKLPTGATASMSGYQTIAGSDLPGTMTTPDNVKSTYKYDTVGNTTSVAVSGDGGGTRDYVYNKATPTCGGFEGQTCSVEDERDKKTSFTYDDKGNLTKVTPPSPQGATTYTYDDKGRPDTVTDGRGVKLTYTYDDRDRTTKVTGPTATVTYTYDGDGNLTQRVDGTGTQTYQFDPLSRETIRTLQDGSQTELTYTADGNVETYRDPQGTTAYQYDDANRMTTLTAPDGKDTTYTYTNNDVLKTTTYPGGTVRTVTPDNSDRPKQIKVTSPKGTLIDLSYTYSYGASNTDGTKIRTTTDTVAGTKRSFEYNDAGRFSYAAETKGSTSVETWQYCYDAAGNLTSQGTTKGCPRGTTYTYNDASQLITKNGSATGWSYDKAGNETAGASETARTAETYTDFSQLSSITTNGTARAGQYASTDSSERVKLGETVFHNGPVGLSASTTAGVDTGFIRSPQGTLNSMTRSGKSYYYLTDALGSTVALADGSGTKVASYRYSPRGVTTPTENTGVSQPYRFAGTYQDPTDLYHMGARYYDTRTGRFTQNDPSGQEKNPYLYAEGDPVNRIDPTGLYGIDDFAKDIGTIAAGGGSTAAVGSGIGCGVGFFVATLPGCGAGAAVGSAIGGAVGVIGTTITVITLRN; encoded by the coding sequence ATGCAACGCACCCGGAGTGCGCGCCGTCGGCGTACCCAGAAGAAGCTGAGATCGGCGGCGTTCGGGGTCCTCACGACCGGTGCCGTCACCCTGTCCCTGCTTCCGGCGACCACCTCGGTGGCGGCGGCCGACAGCCCGGTGTCGGCGTGGGGCAGGGACACGCACTACGCGGTCCCTCCCGTCAAGGTCGGTACGACCACGCCGCCGCAGAACCGGGAACCGCAGGCGCCCGGCGGCGCCGACGCGAAGCTCCTGGCCGCATTCAAGGCGAAGGCCGAGTCCCCGGCCGACGCGGCGGCGGCCCGGCAGGTCGCCGCCGCGACGACGACCACGACGATCCCTCAGGGCCAGGGCGCGATCCCCTGGCACCGGATCTCCGATTTCCGGATCACGGACGCGCTGGTGGCGCGGGTCAACTACTCGACCGGCAATCTGATGCTGGCCTCGACCAGCTTCGACATGGCCGCCGTGGGAAACCAGCTCCAGCTCACGCAGACGTACAACTCGATGGACTCCTCGTACGGCCGCATGGCGCGGCGCTGGTGGCTCAACTACGAGCGCTGGCTGGTCGATTCAGGAGACAAAGCCACCGTCTACGACACCTCCGGCGCGAGCGTCACCTTCACCAAGCCCTCGTCCGGGTCCGCCTGGACGACGCCGGCCGGGTACTCCAAGGACCTCACCAAGAACAGCGACGGCACCTGGACGCTGACCGACCGCAAGTCCGGATCCAAGGACACCTACAACAGCAACGGCACGCTGACGAAGGTCACCGACAAGAATCACGGTGTCTTCACCGTCGACCAGAACGCCTCCGGCGGATTCAAGGTCACCGACACCCGTTCCGGCCGCTGGATCGAGATCAAGAAAACGGTCGACAAACTGCGCTGGGACGCCACCGACAACACCGGGCGCACCGTCCGCTACGACCTCGACGGCTACGACAACCTGCGGGCCATCACCGACACCACGGGCAAGAAGACCCAGTTCTTCTACGACGGCTCCAACCGCGTCACGAAGATCATCACCCCGGAGAACCGCGTCACCAAGTTCACCTACGACGTCGCTCACCGGGTCACGAGCATGCTCCGCGCCACCAGCGCCGACGCCACCACCGGCCCCACGTACACGTACGCGTACTCCAACACGGACGCGAACGGAGCCGGGACGACGACGGTCACCGACCCGCTCGGAGACGCGACGAAGTACGAGCACGACAGCGACGGCGAGGTCTCCAAGGTGACCGACCCGCTCGGCCACCACCGCTCGGACACCTACGACGACAACCACAACGTGAAGACCGCCACCGACGCCATGGGCACCGGCAGCGACGGCAGCGGCGGCAACGAGACCACGTACGGCTGGGACGGCCGCAACAACCCCACCAGCGCCAAGCTGCCCACCGGCGCCACCGCGTCGATGAGCGGATACCAGACCATCGCCGGATCGGACCTGCCAGGGACGATGACGACACCCGACAATGTGAAGTCGACCTACAAGTACGACACGGTCGGCAACACCACCTCAGTCGCCGTGTCCGGCGACGGCGGCGGCACCCGCGACTACGTGTACAACAAGGCGACCCCGACCTGCGGCGGCTTCGAGGGCCAGACGTGCTCGGTCGAGGACGAGCGGGACAAGAAGACCAGCTTCACCTACGACGACAAGGGCAATCTGACCAAGGTCACCCCGCCCTCGCCGCAGGGCGCCACGACGTACACGTACGACGACAAGGGCCGCCCGGACACCGTCACCGACGGCCGCGGCGTGAAGCTGACCTACACCTACGACGACCGCGACCGCACCACCAAGGTCACCGGCCCCACCGCCACGGTCACGTACACCTACGACGGCGACGGCAATCTGACCCAGCGGGTCGACGGCACCGGAACGCAGACCTATCAGTTCGACCCGCTGTCCCGCGAGACCATCCGCACCCTCCAGGACGGCTCGCAGACCGAGTTGACCTACACCGCCGACGGCAACGTCGAGACCTACCGCGATCCCCAGGGCACCACCGCCTACCAGTACGACGACGCCAACCGGATGACGACGCTGACCGCGCCGGACGGCAAGGACACCACGTACACGTACACGAACAACGACGTACTGAAGACCACCACCTACCCGGGCGGGACGGTTCGCACGGTCACGCCGGACAACTCCGACCGGCCCAAGCAGATCAAGGTCACCTCCCCCAAGGGCACTCTGATCGACCTCTCCTACACCTACAGCTACGGCGCCTCGAACACCGACGGCACCAAGATCCGCACCACGACGGACACGGTCGCGGGCACGAAGCGCAGCTTCGAGTACAACGACGCCGGGCGCTTCTCCTACGCCGCCGAGACCAAGGGCTCGACGTCGGTGGAGACCTGGCAGTACTGCTACGACGCCGCCGGCAACCTCACCTCCCAGGGCACCACCAAGGGCTGCCCCCGCGGCACGACCTACACGTACAACGACGCGAGTCAGCTGATCACGAAGAACGGCTCGGCGACCGGCTGGTCGTACGACAAGGCCGGGAACGAGACGGCCGGTGCCAGTGAGACCGCCCGCACCGCCGAGACGTACACCGACTTCTCGCAACTGTCCTCGATCACCACGAACGGCACCGCGCGGGCCGGTCAGTACGCGTCCACGGACAGCAGCGAGCGCGTCAAGCTCGGCGAGACCGTCTTCCACAACGGGCCGGTAGGCCTGTCGGCGTCGACGACCGCCGGTGTGGACACGGGATTCATCCGCAGCCCGCAGGGCACCTTGAACTCCATGACCCGCAGCGGGAAGAGCTACTACTACCTCACCGACGCCCTCGGCTCCACCGTCGCTCTCGCCGACGGATCGGGCACGAAGGTGGCCTCGTACCGCTACAGCCCCCGTGGCGTCACGACCCCGACCGAGAACACGGGCGTCAGCCAGCCCTACCGCTTCGCGGGTACGTACCAGGACCCGACGGACCTGTACCACATGGGCGCCCGCTACTACGACACCCGCACCGGCCGCTTCACCCAGAACGACCCGTCCGGGCAGGAGAAGAACCCCTACCTCTACGCAGAGGGCGACCCCGTCAACCGCATCGACCCCACGGGCCTTTACGGGATCGACGACTTCGCCAAGGATATAGGGACGATCGCCGCGGGCGGCGGCTCCACCGCGGCCGTGGGCTCGGGAATCGGCTGCGGCGTCGGATTCTTCGTCGCCACGCTTCCCGGCTGTGGAGCGGGCGCCGCCGTCGGTTCCGCCATCGGAGGAGCCGTGGGCGTCATCGGCACCACCATCACCGTCATCACCCTGAGGAACTGA
- a CDS encoding MarR family transcriptional regulator, with the protein MNQEPDPEAVAAALLASFSTLVRRVRQTPVESGLTMPQRTALSRLERLGPTTSSALAREVQITAQAMGATLGVLRERGLVERSPDPDDGRRMVLAVTEAGRRALRDKRNERVELLSRVLASDAFTPAELAQLEAVAPLVERLAQRL; encoded by the coding sequence ATGAACCAAGAGCCGGACCCCGAGGCGGTCGCCGCAGCCCTGCTCGCCAGCTTCAGCACGCTGGTGCGGCGCGTGCGGCAGACGCCCGTGGAGAGCGGGCTGACCATGCCGCAGCGCACCGCGCTGTCCCGGCTGGAGCGGCTGGGCCCCACCACCTCGTCGGCGCTCGCCCGCGAGGTGCAGATCACGGCGCAGGCCATGGGCGCGACGCTCGGCGTGCTGCGCGAGCGCGGCCTCGTCGAGCGCAGCCCGGACCCGGACGACGGGCGCCGGATGGTGCTCGCCGTGACGGAGGCCGGGCGCCGGGCCCTGCGGGACAAGCGCAACGAGCGGGTGGAGCTGCTCTCCCGGGTGCTGGCCTCCGACGCGTTCACCCCCGCCGAGCTGGCGCAGCTCGAAGCGGTCGCGCCGCTGGTCGAGCGGCTGGCCCAGCGGCTCTGA
- the acnA gene encoding aconitate hydratase AcnA: MSANSFDARSTLSVGDESYEIFRLDKVEGSARLPYSLKVLLENLLRTEDGANITADHIRALGNWDSQAQPSQEIQFTPARVIMQDFTGVPCVVDLATMREAVKELGGDPAKVNPLSPAELVIDHSVIADKFGTKDAFGQNVELEYGRNRERYQFLRWGQTAFDDFKVVPPGTGIVHQVNIEKLARTVMVRGGQAYPDTLVGTDSHTTMVNGLGVLGWGVGGIEAEAAMLGQPVSMLIPRVVGFKLTGELPAGTTATDLVLTITEMLRKHGVVGKFVEFYGEGVAATSLANRATIGNMSPEFGSTAAIFPIDDETLNYLRLTGRDAQQVALVEAYAKEQGLWLDPAAEPDFSEKLELDLSTVVPSIAGPKRPQDRIVLANASQQFAQDVRNYVSDDSEAGKESFPASDAPAVSNGVPSNPVTVTAPDGTTYELDHGAVTVAAITSCTNTSNPYVMVAAALVAKKAVEKGLTRKPWVKTTLAPGSKVVTDYFDKSGLTPYLDKVGFNLVGYGCTTCIGNSGPLPEEVSKAVNDHDLAVTSVLSGNRNFEGRINPDVKMNYLASPPLVVAYAIAGSMKVDITKDALGVDQDGKPVHLADIWPTEAEVNDVVANSIGEDMFNKSYSDVFAGDAQWQALPIPTGNTFEWDTESTYVRKPPYFEGMTMETTPVSDITGARVLAKLGDSVTTDHISPAGAIKADTPAGKYLTEHGVERRDFNSYGSRRGNHEVMIRGTFANIRLRNQLAPGTEGGYTRDFTKEDGPVSFIYDASRNYIEQGTPLVILGGKEYGSGSSRDWAAKGTALLGVKAVITESYERIHRSNLIGMGVLPLQFPEGQNAESLGLTGEETFSFTGVEELNNGTTPSTVKVTTDTGVEFDAVVRIDTPGEADYYRNGGIMQYVLRNLIRN; encoded by the coding sequence GTGTCGGCGAACAGCTTCGACGCCCGCAGCACGCTGAGCGTGGGCGACGAGTCGTACGAGATCTTCAGGCTGGACAAGGTCGAGGGCTCTGCTCGCCTTCCCTACAGCCTCAAGGTCCTTCTGGAGAACCTGCTCCGCACCGAGGACGGCGCGAACATCACCGCCGACCACATCCGTGCGCTCGGCAACTGGGACTCCCAGGCGCAGCCCTCGCAGGAGATCCAGTTCACGCCGGCCCGCGTGATCATGCAGGACTTCACCGGCGTGCCCTGCGTCGTGGACCTGGCCACCATGCGTGAGGCCGTGAAGGAGCTGGGCGGCGACCCCGCGAAGGTCAACCCGCTCTCCCCGGCCGAGCTGGTCATCGACCACTCCGTCATCGCCGACAAGTTCGGCACGAAGGACGCCTTCGGCCAGAACGTCGAGCTGGAGTACGGCCGCAACCGCGAGCGCTACCAGTTCCTGCGCTGGGGCCAGACGGCCTTCGACGACTTCAAGGTCGTCCCGCCGGGCACCGGCATCGTGCACCAGGTGAACATCGAGAAGCTGGCCCGCACGGTCATGGTCCGGGGCGGCCAGGCCTACCCGGACACCCTGGTCGGCACCGACTCGCACACCACGATGGTCAACGGCCTGGGCGTGCTCGGCTGGGGCGTCGGCGGCATCGAGGCCGAGGCCGCCATGCTCGGCCAGCCGGTCTCCATGCTGATCCCGCGCGTCGTCGGCTTCAAGCTGACCGGCGAGCTCCCGGCCGGCACCACCGCCACCGACCTCGTGCTGACGATCACCGAGATGCTGCGCAAGCACGGCGTCGTCGGCAAGTTCGTCGAGTTCTACGGCGAGGGCGTCGCCGCCACCTCGCTGGCGAACCGCGCCACCATCGGCAACATGTCGCCGGAGTTCGGCTCCACCGCCGCGATCTTCCCGATCGACGACGAGACCCTGAACTACCTGCGTCTGACCGGCCGTGACGCCCAGCAGGTCGCGCTCGTCGAGGCGTACGCCAAGGAGCAGGGCCTCTGGCTGGACCCGGCCGCCGAGCCCGACTTCTCCGAGAAGCTGGAGCTGGACCTCTCCACGGTCGTCCCGTCGATCGCCGGTCCGAAGCGCCCGCAGGACCGCATCGTCCTCGCGAACGCCTCGCAGCAGTTCGCCCAGGACGTGCGCAACTACGTCTCGGACGACTCCGAGGCGGGCAAGGAGTCCTTCCCGGCCTCCGACGCCCCGGCCGTCTCCAACGGCGTTCCGTCGAACCCGGTCACCGTGACCGCCCCCGACGGCACCACCTACGAGCTGGACCACGGCGCCGTCACCGTCGCCGCGATCACCTCCTGCACCAACACCTCGAACCCCTACGTGATGGTGGCCGCCGCCCTCGTCGCGAAGAAGGCCGTGGAGAAGGGCCTGACCCGCAAGCCGTGGGTCAAGACCACCCTCGCCCCGGGCTCGAAGGTCGTCACCGACTACTTCGACAAGTCGGGTCTCACCCCGTACCTGGACAAGGTCGGCTTCAACCTCGTCGGCTACGGCTGCACCACCTGCATCGGCAACTCGGGCCCGCTGCCCGAGGAGGTCTCGAAGGCCGTCAACGACCACGACCTGGCCGTCACCTCGGTCCTCTCCGGCAACCGGAACTTCGAGGGCCGCATCAACCCCGACGTCAAGATGAACTACCTGGCGTCCCCGCCGCTGGTCGTCGCGTACGCCATCGCCGGTTCGATGAAGGTCGACATCACCAAGGACGCGCTCGGCGTCGACCAGGACGGCAAGCCCGTCCACCTGGCCGACATCTGGCCGACCGAGGCCGAGGTCAACGACGTCGTCGCCAACTCGATCGGCGAGGACATGTTCAACAAGTCCTACTCCGACGTCTTCGCGGGCGACGCCCAGTGGCAGGCGCTGCCGATCCCGACCGGCAACACCTTCGAGTGGGACACCGAGTCCACCTACGTCCGCAAGCCCCCGTACTTCGAGGGCATGACGATGGAGACCACCCCGGTCTCGGACATCACGGGCGCCCGCGTCCTGGCCAAGCTGGGCGACTCGGTCACCACCGACCACATCTCCCCGGCCGGTGCCATCAAGGCCGACACCCCGGCCGGCAAGTACCTCACCGAGCACGGTGTGGAGCGTCGTGACTTCAACTCCTACGGCTCGCGCCGAGGCAACCACGAGGTCATGATCCGCGGCACGTTCGCCAACATCCGCCTGCGCAACCAGCTCGCGCCGGGCACCGAGGGCGGCTACACCCGCGACTTCACGAAGGAGGACGGCCCCGTCTCCTTCATCTACGACGCGTCGCGCAACTACATCGAGCAGGGCACCCCGCTCGTCATCCTGGGCGGCAAGGAGTACGGCTCCGGCTCGTCCCGCGACTGGGCCGCCAAGGGCACCGCGCTCCTCGGCGTCAAGGCCGTCATCACCGAGTCGTACGAGCGCATCCACCGCTCGAACCTCATCGGCATGGGCGTCCTGCCGCTCCAGTTCCCGGAGGGCCAGAACGCCGAGTCCCTCGGTCTGACCGGCGAGGAGACCTTCTCCTTCACCGGCGTCGAGGAGCTGAACAACGGCACCACCCCGAGCACGGTGAAGGTCACGACCGACACCGGCGTGGAGTTCGACGCGGTCGTCCGCATCGACACCCCCGGCGAGGCGGACTACTACCGCAACGGCGGCATCATGCAGTACGTGCTGCGCAACCTGATCCGCAACTAA
- a CDS encoding DinB family protein translates to MIETNGQPERWTQATVHPDMWTDPADDPRDNDNAPEGERATLHDFLTSYRITLLMKCEGLDPEQLATRSVPPSTMSLLGLIRHLAEVERDWRTWLTLDEPLPKLYGPKDADFHGAVPEQAVVDAAYADLEREQAETDAALARFTDLGERVGRDNVAIRELLIHRIDEYARHSGHADLLRERIDGRVGQ, encoded by the coding sequence ATGATCGAGACGAACGGGCAGCCCGAACGCTGGACACAGGCCACCGTCCACCCCGACATGTGGACCGACCCGGCCGACGACCCGCGCGACAACGACAACGCGCCCGAGGGCGAACGGGCCACGCTGCACGACTTCCTGACGAGCTACCGGATCACCCTGCTCATGAAGTGCGAGGGCCTGGACCCCGAGCAGCTGGCCACCCGGTCGGTCCCGCCGTCGACGATGTCCCTGCTCGGCCTGATCCGGCACCTGGCAGAGGTGGAGCGGGACTGGCGCACCTGGCTGACCCTCGACGAGCCGCTGCCGAAGCTCTACGGCCCCAAGGACGCCGACTTCCACGGAGCCGTCCCCGAGCAGGCCGTGGTCGACGCCGCGTACGCCGACCTGGAGCGCGAGCAGGCGGAGACGGACGCGGCGCTGGCCAGGTTCACCGACCTGGGCGAGCGCGTCGGCAGGGACAACGTCGCGATCCGCGAGCTGCTGATCCACCGCATCGACGAGTACGCGAGGCACAGCGGCCACGCGGACCTGCTGCGCGAACGGATCGACGGCCGGGTGGGCCAGTAG
- a CDS encoding MFS transporter produces MADSGETLIADGVVDERYKWTALTNTTAAVFMSALDGSIVLIALPAIFRGIHLDPLAPGNIAYLLWMIMGYRLVQAVLVVTVGRLGDMYGRVRIYNSGFAVFTFASILLSFDPFDGGRGAVWLIGWRVLQAVGGSMLTANSAAILTDAFPKERRGFALGINQVAALAGMFIGLVLGGLLSAWDWRAVFWVNVPVGIFFTVWAYRTLRETGRRSGGGIDWWGNITFAVGLSAALIAVTFGLQPYGGHTMGWTNPLVQALLVGGVALLVAFVVIERRVPAPMIQPGLFRNRAFTFGNLAGLAISIGRGGLQFVLIIWLQGIWLPLHGYAYDATPLWAGIFMLPMIAGFLAAGPVSGYLSDRFGSRGLATSGALLFGATFLGLMALPIDFSYWAFALLIAVNGIASGMFASPNSSSIMGSVPARLRGVASGMRATFQNSGTAVSIGVFFSLMIAGLAGSLPQALTAGLRQQGVSAQVAAQVGDLPPVASLFAAQLGVNPVENLLKPSGALHHLSPAQQQTLTGGEFFPHLLSGPFHSGLVVVFAFGAVLAFLAALASLLRGPGRARPRTASEPSPSSTARASASSSSQE; encoded by the coding sequence ATGGCGGATTCCGGCGAGACGCTCATAGCGGACGGCGTCGTCGACGAGCGCTACAAATGGACGGCACTGACCAATACGACGGCCGCGGTCTTCATGTCCGCGCTGGACGGCTCCATCGTGCTGATCGCCCTGCCGGCGATCTTCCGCGGCATCCACCTGGACCCGCTGGCGCCGGGCAACATCGCCTATCTGCTGTGGATGATCATGGGCTACCGGCTGGTCCAGGCCGTCCTGGTGGTCACGGTCGGGCGGCTCGGCGACATGTACGGGCGGGTGCGGATCTACAACAGCGGGTTCGCGGTCTTCACCTTCGCCTCGATCCTGCTCTCCTTCGACCCCTTCGACGGCGGCCGGGGCGCGGTCTGGCTGATCGGCTGGCGGGTGCTCCAGGCCGTCGGCGGCTCCATGCTGACCGCGAACTCGGCGGCGATCCTGACCGACGCCTTCCCCAAGGAGCGGCGCGGCTTCGCGCTCGGCATCAACCAGGTGGCCGCCCTCGCGGGCATGTTCATCGGCCTGGTCCTCGGCGGGCTCCTCTCGGCCTGGGACTGGCGCGCGGTGTTCTGGGTGAACGTGCCGGTCGGGATCTTCTTCACCGTGTGGGCGTACCGCACCCTGCGCGAGACCGGGCGGCGCAGCGGCGGCGGCATCGACTGGTGGGGCAACATCACCTTCGCGGTCGGGCTGAGCGCCGCCCTGATCGCGGTCACCTTCGGCCTCCAGCCCTACGGCGGTCACACCATGGGCTGGACGAACCCGCTGGTCCAGGCGCTGCTGGTGGGCGGGGTGGCGCTGCTCGTGGCGTTCGTCGTCATCGAGCGGCGGGTCCCGGCGCCGATGATCCAGCCGGGCCTGTTCCGCAACCGCGCCTTCACCTTCGGCAATCTCGCCGGCCTCGCCATCTCGATCGGGCGGGGCGGGCTCCAGTTCGTACTGATCATCTGGCTCCAGGGCATCTGGCTGCCGCTGCACGGCTACGCCTACGACGCGACACCGCTGTGGGCGGGCATCTTCATGCTGCCGATGATCGCGGGCTTCCTCGCGGCGGGCCCGGTGTCCGGCTATCTGTCGGACCGGTTCGGCTCGCGGGGCCTGGCCACGAGCGGCGCGCTGCTCTTCGGCGCCACCTTCCTCGGCCTGATGGCGCTGCCGATCGACTTCAGTTACTGGGCCTTCGCGCTGCTCATCGCGGTGAACGGGATAGCGAGCGGCATGTTCGCCTCCCCCAACTCCTCCTCGATCATGGGCAGCGTCCCGGCCCGGCTGCGCGGGGTCGCCTCCGGCATGCGCGCCACCTTCCAGAACTCCGGCACCGCCGTGTCGATCGGCGTGTTCTTCTCGCTGATGATCGCGGGCCTGGCCGGCAGCCTTCCGCAGGCCCTCACCGCGGGTCTGCGCCAGCAGGGGGTGTCGGCGCAGGTCGCGGCGCAGGTCGGCGATCTGCCGCCCGTCGCCTCGCTGTTCGCCGCCCAGCTGGGCGTCAACCCGGTGGAGAACCTGCTGAAGCCCAGTGGGGCCCTGCACCACCTCTCACCGGCCCAGCAGCAGACCCTGACCGGCGGCGAGTTCTTCCCGCACCTGCTCTCCGGGCCCTTCCACTCGGGCCTGGTCGTCGTGTTCGCGTTCGGCGCGGTCCTCGCCTTCCTCGCCGCGCTGGCGTCGCTGCTGCGCGGCCCCGGGCGGGCACGGCCGCGTACGGCGTCCGAGCCTTCCCCCTCGTCCACGGCGCGGGCCTCCGCGTCGTCCAGTTCCCAGGAGTAA
- a CDS encoding isochorismatase family protein, whose amino-acid sequence MALSTIDPVCALVVIDLQKGIAPAGSPFDAVVERSAELADAFRRHGLPVILVNVDGVAPGRTETARIRPGTALPDGFADLVDELGARPGDLRVTKRRRSAFHDTGLDTLLRDHKVTQVVLTGVATGSGVESTARSAVDHGYHVVLATDAMDDPDAVIHEHSVRRVFPKLGETATTKEIIDMVEATR is encoded by the coding sequence ATGGCACTCAGCACCATCGACCCCGTCTGCGCGCTGGTCGTGATCGACCTTCAGAAGGGCATCGCCCCGGCCGGATCCCCGTTCGACGCCGTCGTGGAGCGGTCGGCCGAGCTGGCCGACGCGTTCCGGCGGCACGGTCTGCCGGTGATCCTCGTCAACGTCGACGGCGTCGCGCCCGGCCGCACCGAGACCGCGCGGATCCGGCCCGGCACAGCCCTGCCCGACGGCTTCGCCGACCTGGTCGACGAACTCGGCGCGCGGCCGGGCGACCTGCGGGTCACCAAGCGGCGGCGCAGCGCCTTCCACGACACCGGGCTCGACACCCTGCTGCGGGACCACAAGGTCACCCAGGTCGTGCTCACCGGCGTCGCGACCGGCTCGGGCGTGGAGTCGACCGCGCGCTCGGCCGTCGACCACGGCTACCACGTCGTGCTCGCCACCGACGCGATGGACGACCCGGACGCCGTCATCCACGAGCACAGTGTGCGGCGCGTCTTCCCCAAGCTGGGCGAGACCGCGACCACGAAGGAGATCATCGACATGGTGGAGGCGACCCGATGA